A genomic region of Methanobrevibacter boviskoreani JH1 contains the following coding sequences:
- a CDS encoding anthranilate synthase component I family protein, producing MESPFVLFKNLYYNYNDAFLLESMETDSGLARFSIVGFNPIAKIKAHDNLVTVTTDDEVVEYECENPFLDLKQLTNYDFPAKGFYGGLLGYVSYESIKYIEDVPTNKSSYPDFEFGLFLDCVIYDRINNKCEYVTYNKNRLDLIDRIYNEVHTNGILEYKKLRDDFTKEEYENIVSQAKKQITDGEIFQVVLSNSENFILKGSKLPLYEHLRKINPSPYMYHIKLGDREIIGSSPEMLMRLEGGVLESYPIAGTRPRGKDENEDLELEKSLLSDEKELAEHLMLVDLSRNDVGKVSKIGTVDVPEFVEIRKFSHVQHIVSHVVGEIQDDKDAIEAFMSLFPAGTLSGAPKIRAMNIINEKENYGRGPYGGAVGYFGLNGNADFAITIRTLTTNKERAEIQAGAGIVYDSIPENEYLECARKRQAIVQALKEAGEKMEE from the coding sequence ATTGAATCCCCTTTTGTTCTTTTTAAAAATTTATATTATAACTATAATGATGCATTTTTACTTGAATCAATGGAAACTGATAGCGGACTTGCAAGATTTTCAATAGTGGGTTTCAATCCAATTGCAAAAATTAAGGCTCATGATAATTTGGTCACTGTTACAACGGATGATGAGGTTGTTGAATATGAATGTGAAAATCCATTCTTGGATTTAAAACAATTAACCAATTATGATTTTCCTGCTAAAGGATTTTATGGTGGTCTTTTAGGTTATGTCTCCTATGAATCCATAAAATATATTGAAGATGTTCCTACAAACAAAAGTTCCTATCCTGACTTTGAATTTGGTCTATTTTTAGACTGTGTAATCTATGATAGGATTAATAATAAATGTGAATATGTGACTTATAATAAAAACAGGCTTGATTTGATTGACAGAATTTATAATGAAGTTCATACCAATGGAATTCTAGAATATAAAAAATTAAGGGATGATTTTACTAAAGAAGAATATGAAAATATTGTCTCTCAAGCTAAAAAGCAGATTACCGATGGTGAAATCTTTCAGGTTGTACTGTCCAATTCAGAAAATTTCATCCTAAAGGGTAGTAAATTGCCATTATATGAACATCTAAGAAAAATCAATCCCTCCCCTTATATGTATCACATTAAACTAGGGGATAGGGAGATAATAGGTTCCTCTCCTGAAATGTTGATGAGACTTGAAGGAGGCGTTCTTGAATCATATCCTATTGCAGGAACTCGTCCAAGAGGAAAGGATGAGAATGAGGATTTGGAACTTGAAAAATCTTTATTATCTGATGAGAAGGAACTTGCAGAACATTTAATGTTGGTGGATCTTTCACGTAACGATGTGGGAAAGGTTTCTAAAATTGGTACCGTGGATGTTCCAGAATTTGTTGAGATTAGAAAATTTTCACATGTACAACACATTGTATCACATGTTGTAGGTGAAATTCAGGATGATAAGGATGCTATTGAGGCTTTTATGAGTCTTTTCCCTGCAGGCACATTAAGTGGCGCTCCTAAAATAAGGGCAATGAATATTATAAATGAAAAGGAAAACTATGGAAGAGGTCCTTATGGTGGAGCAGTAGGATATTTTGGACTTAATGGTAATGCTGATTTTGCAATAACAATTAGAACATTAACAACTAATAAGGAAAGAGCAGAAATCCAGGCAGGTGCAGGAATTGTATATGATTCAATACCTGAAAATGAATATTTGGAATGTGCCCGTAAAAGACAGGCAATTGTACAGGCTCTAAAAGAAGCTGGAGAAAAAATGGAGGAATAG
- the trpA gene encoding tryptophan synthase subunit alpha has translation MEMKRFDEIFKEAKAKNEGIFIPFIVVGDPDYETSLEIGKTLIDSGADALEIGFPFTDPIADGKTVQDADNRSFKAGTTVEDCFKFLEELRDYTDKPFGLLLYYNLIYKYGIDEFYKRLADIGVNAVLCADLPPEESSDAREAADKYGVEEVFIAAQTTSNERLQKIAEYAGGYIYVVSVMGTTGVRENVDMDTTDMIERMRQHTDMPLCVGFGISKPEHVKQVIASGADGAIVGSAIINRIADNLDDKNKMLKEISEFVKSMKKATKKE, from the coding sequence ATGGAAATGAAAAGATTTGATGAGATTTTTAAAGAGGCAAAAGCTAAAAATGAAGGTATATTTATTCCATTTATTGTAGTTGGTGATCCTGATTATGAAACTTCATTGGAAATTGGAAAGACTTTAATTGATAGTGGGGCAGATGCTTTGGAGATAGGTTTTCCATTTACTGATCCTATTGCAGATGGAAAAACGGTTCAAGATGCTGATAACAGATCTTTTAAAGCAGGAACTACAGTGGAAGACTGCTTCAAATTTCTTGAGGAATTAAGGGATTATACTGATAAACCATTTGGACTTTTACTTTACTATAATCTAATTTATAAATATGGTATTGATGAGTTTTATAAAAGGTTGGCGGATATAGGTGTTAATGCAGTTTTATGTGCTGATTTGCCTCCTGAAGAATCATCAGATGCAAGGGAAGCTGCAGATAAATATGGTGTTGAAGAAGTATTTATTGCAGCTCAAACTACAAGTAATGAAAGACTTCAAAAGATCGCAGAATATGCAGGTGGATATATTTATGTAGTTTCTGTAATGGGTACAACCGGTGTAAGGGAAAATGTTGATATGGATACAACTGATATGATTGAGAGGATGAGGCAACATACTGATATGCCATTATGTGTTGGTTTCGGAATTTCAAAACCTGAGCATGTAAAACAGGTAATTGCATCTGGTGCTGATGGAGCTATTGTTGGAAGTGCAATAATTAATAGGATTGCAGATAACCTTGATGATAAAAATAAAATGCTTAAGGAAATAAGTGAATTTGTTAAATCTATGAAAAAAGCAACTAAAAAAGAATAG
- a CDS encoding anthranilate synthase component II: MILIIDNYDSFTYNLYQLIGKFNSDIKVVRNDKITLEEIEELNPSHIIISPGPGNPANPDDFGICGEVILKMEDTPILGICLGHQGIFYTYGGSIIKSKPVHGKKDTIKHSQSKLFEGVPEEFDIIRYHSLICDDSTVPSNIKVTARNGDNIIMAIEDDDKKVYGLQFHPESIGAHYSDLIIQNFLKL, encoded by the coding sequence ATGATATTGATAATTGATAACTATGATTCTTTCACTTACAACCTTTATCAATTAATTGGTAAATTTAATAGTGATATTAAAGTTGTAAGGAATGATAAGATAACTTTAGAAGAGATTGAAGAGTTAAATCCTTCCCATATTATTATATCTCCAGGTCCTGGAAATCCTGCCAATCCCGATGATTTTGGTATCTGTGGGGAGGTAATATTAAAAATGGAGGATACTCCGATTCTTGGAATCTGTCTTGGTCATCAAGGTATCTTTTATACATATGGAGGCAGTATAATTAAATCTAAACCGGTTCATGGTAAAAAGGATACAATTAAACATTCACAGTCAAAACTATTTGAAGGAGTACCTGAGGAATTTGACATTATAAGATATCACTCATTGATATGTGACGATTCAACTGTTCCTTCTAATATTAAAGTCACGGCAAGAAATGGGGATAATATTATTATGGCAATAGAGGATGACGATAAAAAAGTTTATGGTCTTCAATTTCATCCGGAATCTATCGGGGCTCACTATTCTGATTTAATTATCCAAAATTTCTTGAAACTATAA
- a CDS encoding indole-3-glycerol-phosphate synthase, with the protein MGVVDEIILNKKEIIKKEKDKKSLFEIKKEAEDKVSTIDNSFRFLEEFKKNDYTKIIAEFKPASPSKGHISSVKVEDVMNVYNQVNVDMISCLTEESYFKSNLSNLKKAVDSTDKPVLRKDFVIDEYMVYEAAIAGASCILLISDVCPDMEKYMGIANDLGLDTLVECHSKEEIEAANDLNAPIIGINNRDLSNFTIDFNKTKDLGQYVKSYLVSESGVNTVEDGRLLQSYGADGLLIGTALLRNKSIDETKEFVYSLNKGLNRC; encoded by the coding sequence ATGGGTGTAGTTGATGAGATTATCCTAAATAAAAAAGAGATTATTAAGAAAGAAAAGGATAAAAAATCTTTATTTGAAATTAAAAAAGAAGCGGAGGATAAAGTATCCACTATTGATAATAGTTTTAGGTTCCTAGAGGAGTTCAAAAAGAATGATTATACCAAAATCATCGCTGAATTCAAACCTGCTTCTCCATCTAAAGGACATATCAGTTCTGTAAAAGTTGAAGATGTAATGAATGTTTATAATCAGGTTAATGTGGATATGATTTCCTGTTTAACCGAGGAATCATACTTTAAGAGTAATCTTTCAAATCTTAAAAAGGCAGTAGACTCTACCGATAAACCAGTTTTGAGAAAGGATTTTGTAATAGATGAATACATGGTTTATGAGGCGGCTATTGCAGGTGCAAGTTGTATATTGCTTATCAGTGATGTTTGTCCAGATATGGAAAAATATATGGGGATTGCAAATGATCTTGGATTGGATACTTTGGTGGAATGTCATAGCAAGGAAGAAATTGAAGCTGCCAATGATTTAAATGCTCCAATTATTGGTATTAATAATCGTGATCTATCTAATTTTACCATTGATTTCAATAAAACTAAGGATTTAGGGCAATATGTAAAATCCTATCTGGTATCAGAAAGTGGAGTTAATACCGTTGAAGACGGTAGACTTCTACAATCTTATGGTGCCGATGGATTACTTATTGGAACAGCTTTGCTTAGGAATAAATCTATTGATGAAACTAAAGAATTTGTTTATAGTTTAAATAAAGGTTTAAACAGGTGTTAA
- the trpD gene encoding anthranilate phosphoribosyltransferase has translation MIEEIFDSLLDEQRDLTEEEASKCMEDMILGNCNDNIIAGFLIALRIKGESIPEITGFAKTMASYGRHVDYVPKGYLLDVCGTGGDNFKTFNVSTAASIIAAAGGAEISKHGNRSVSSKCGGADVLEALGVNIMPDPEVNSYSLEHCNYGFLFAPKYHPATKNVMGIRKSLGTRTVFNLLGPLTCPSNLNAQFTGIYDPDLIENIAEVLVNLGRKRAMVLHGFDNEGNPAMDEISIIGKTKVAFINHGKIRVDYISPETFGCNSVNPDYIRAPESKDDHVKIIKNILVNKQDTDKDKARLDLACMNSAGILYVADKVKSLDEGFNYSKELIKDNSAYDELDKIKYYSNLSLDDLN, from the coding sequence ATGATTGAAGAGATTTTTGATAGTTTACTTGATGAACAAAGGGATTTAACCGAAGAAGAGGCCTCTAAATGTATGGAGGATATGATTTTAGGTAACTGTAATGATAACATTATAGCGGGATTTTTAATTGCCCTTAGAATTAAAGGGGAATCTATTCCTGAAATTACAGGATTTGCAAAGACCATGGCGTCTTATGGTCGCCATGTTGATTATGTTCCAAAGGGGTATCTCCTAGATGTGTGTGGTACAGGTGGGGACAATTTTAAAACATTTAACGTAAGTACAGCAGCATCAATTATTGCAGCTGCAGGTGGTGCTGAGATATCCAAACATGGTAATAGATCTGTAAGCAGTAAATGTGGTGGTGCTGATGTTTTAGAGGCGTTAGGTGTAAATATAATGCCTGATCCAGAGGTAAATTCTTATTCACTTGAACATTGTAATTATGGATTTCTGTTTGCTCCAAAATACCATCCTGCAACTAAAAATGTAATGGGTATTAGAAAGAGTTTAGGTACCCGTACTGTCTTTAATCTTTTAGGTCCTTTAACCTGTCCATCTAATCTTAATGCACAGTTTACTGGAATATATGATCCGGATTTAATTGAGAATATAGCAGAGGTACTTGTAAATCTTGGAAGAAAAAGGGCAATGGTATTACATGGTTTTGATAATGAGGGTAATCCTGCAATGGATGAAATTTCAATTATAGGCAAGACAAAAGTGGCATTCATAAACCATGGAAAAATTAGGGTTGATTATATTAGCCCTGAAACGTTTGGATGTAATAGTGTAAATCCTGATTATATCAGAGCTCCAGAATCAAAAGATGATCACGTTAAAATAATTAAAAATATTCTTGTAAATAAACAGGATACTGATAAAGATAAAGCAAGATTAGATTTGGCATGTATGAATTCTGCAGGGATTTTATATGTTGCAGATAAGGTTAAATCTTTAGATGAAGGTTTTAATTATTCTAAAGAATTAATTAAAGATAATTCTGCATATGATGAATTAGATAAAATAAAATATTATAGTAATCTTAGTTTAGATGATTTAAACTAA
- a CDS encoding SLAC1 family transporter, with translation MGFEMNKFNKIPIPICGVFLALVSLGNLLGETNITVKYLLGTTGVILVLSLFIQTLNDMEDFKNDLDSPILLGTFGTLSMGLMAFSTYFLNYNKNMALIIWLIGLIIHILIIIIFTKRYIIHGKLEDLTTSSFIVYIGIGIAAMTGFKFDQFNFINYGTFIFGLLSFIILFFIVSYSILSYQYRIQPNLSYVFILHLQV, from the coding sequence ATGGGGTTTGAGATGAATAAATTCAATAAAATACCAATACCAATATGCGGTGTTTTTCTAGCTTTAGTTAGTCTTGGAAATCTTCTTGGGGAGACAAATATCACTGTTAAATATTTACTTGGAACAACTGGAGTAATTTTAGTTTTAAGCTTATTTATTCAAACATTAAATGATATGGAAGATTTTAAGAATGATTTAGATAGCCCCATATTATTAGGTACCTTTGGAACATTATCCATGGGGCTTATGGCATTTAGTACATATTTTCTGAATTATAATAAGAATATGGCATTAATTATCTGGTTAATTGGATTGATAATACACATATTAATAATTATAATATTTACAAAAAGATATATCATTCACGGAAAATTAGAAGATTTAACCACCAGCTCCTTTATCGTTTATATAGGAATAGGCATCGCTGCAATGACAGGCTTTAAATTTGATCAATTTAACTTTATAAATTATGGAACTTTCATATTTGGTTTATTAAGCTTTATTATATTGTTTTTCATTGTCAGCTACAGTATATTAAGTTACCAATACCGGATTCAACCAAACCTCTCCTATGTATTTATACTGCACCTGCAAGTATAA
- a CDS encoding phosphoribosylanthranilate isomerase encodes MSLKIKICGITNKDIIDKISTLNVDHIGFINIERSKRYLDLDEVIELSKDMDDKHYPTLILDDSNPSDILKKVNKSHIKRLQFHSNISIDSIDELHSKLEDLFIVKVIGIKDEITDETIKDLKLFSNHADGILLDYIKDGLTGGTNTHIPIETALKARDMVKGENPNCEIILAGGLNYGYLKSIYENLDSFDMIDVNSGVEDKPGVKNVDKIEDIVNLIKTN; translated from the coding sequence ATGTCTTTAAAGATTAAAATCTGTGGCATTACTAATAAGGATATTATCGATAAGATTTCCACATTAAATGTTGATCATATTGGTTTTATTAATATCGAAAGATCTAAAAGATATCTTGATTTAGATGAGGTTATTGAACTGTCAAAAGACATGGATGATAAACATTATCCAACCTTGATTTTAGATGATTCGAATCCTTCGGATATCTTGAAAAAAGTTAATAAATCACATATTAAAAGACTTCAATTCCACTCAAATATAAGTATTGATTCAATAGATGAGCTTCACAGTAAATTGGAAGATTTATTTATAGTTAAAGTAATTGGAATAAAAGATGAAATTACAGATGAAACAATAAAAGATTTAAAGTTGTTTTCAAATCATGCAGATGGAATATTATTGGATTATATTAAAGACGGTTTAACTGGTGGAACAAATACTCATATTCCAATTGAAACAGCTTTAAAAGCAAGGGATATGGTAAAAGGAGAAAATCCGAACTGTGAAATTATACTTGCAGGTGGATTAAATTATGGTTATTTAAAATCGATTTATGAAAACTTGGATAGTTTTGATATGATTGATGTAAATAGTGGAGTTGAAGATAAACCTGGAGTTAAGAACGTTGATAAAATTGAAGACATTGTTAATTTAATTAAAACTAATTAA
- a CDS encoding MutS-related protein — MIDDRVKLEDIKGVGEKLSGKIIRELGGEENLYEIVDNLELEKLTSIEGISQKKAIEIMNQLLGNPKQEFLKSDRAVEIYDDIIQKILAYSNTEYSKNRILLLSPTKDKERIKSNIQFVMDAKEKVSNLPIIKLKGLMKNLHKPIKPKAQFDASKLILVESDEDNAYLTDLGLNQYFSIITARNSPTLIEEIRNYELILYVYSEGLLDFSDSPNVVMISKESSKEEIVPDIMLNYFNLNKELFKNVGIIRKILNLDTVLEDIEPILDEVNIVEKDNVDIDGAVHDAKEYGNKKLKEEIKNIDLEGEEVLDLLNHEMPSKLENILKDTLTELDEMIYKETSIRFDPFIKKYPLEIDENEIRRVKCDIESKRENNIYDMKLNATNHLKAIKDKAEKEVEEVIKFDYEFSLGSFAYEYDLHAPVISDGFKFKGALHLNLALKNPEKIQRIDYELSPRENIALLTGANSGGKTTLLETISQISIMTQMGLPVCAESAEVIILDEIYHFSKKRSLDAGAFETFLNIFMPIVTTNSQKLVLLDELEGITELEAAVKIISSFIEMIEKTDSFGIIVTHMAKELMLYTDVRVDGIEAKGLDENYDLIVDRTPKMNYLARSTPELILKRIYENSEGTLKEVYGEVLKKFD; from the coding sequence ATGATAGATGATAGGGTCAAATTAGAGGATATTAAAGGAGTAGGAGAAAAGCTCTCAGGTAAAATTATACGGGAACTTGGGGGAGAAGAGAACCTATATGAAATTGTGGATAACCTGGAACTTGAAAAACTTACGTCAATCGAAGGAATATCCCAGAAAAAAGCAATTGAAATAATGAATCAACTTCTTGGAAACCCTAAACAAGAATTTTTAAAAAGTGATAGGGCTGTAGAAATCTATGATGACATCATACAGAAAATATTAGCTTATTCTAATACGGAGTATTCCAAAAATAGAATATTGCTACTTTCACCTACTAAGGATAAAGAAAGAATAAAGTCCAATATCCAATTTGTAATGGATGCAAAAGAAAAGGTGTCAAATTTACCCATCATAAAACTTAAAGGTTTAATGAAAAATTTACATAAACCAATTAAACCAAAAGCACAGTTCGATGCAAGTAAACTCATATTAGTAGAAAGTGATGAGGACAATGCTTATTTAACAGATTTAGGACTTAACCAATATTTCTCCATTATTACTGCTAGGAACTCACCTACCCTTATAGAGGAAATTAGAAACTACGAATTAATATTGTATGTTTATTCCGAGGGACTTCTTGATTTTAGCGATTCACCTAACGTTGTAATGATAAGTAAAGAATCTTCCAAAGAGGAAATCGTTCCAGACATCATGTTAAATTATTTTAATTTAAATAAGGAATTGTTTAAAAATGTTGGAATTATTAGAAAAATACTTAATTTAGACACTGTCCTTGAAGATATAGAACCTATTCTTGACGAGGTAAATATCGTTGAAAAGGATAATGTTGATATTGATGGGGCAGTACATGATGCTAAAGAATATGGTAATAAGAAACTTAAGGAGGAAATAAAGAATATTGACCTTGAAGGGGAGGAAGTGTTAGATCTATTAAATCATGAAATGCCATCAAAACTTGAAAATATCCTGAAAGACACATTAACCGAATTAGATGAGATGATTTATAAAGAAACATCAATAAGATTTGATCCTTTTATTAAAAAATATCCTCTTGAAATTGATGAGAATGAAATCAGACGTGTAAAATGTGATATTGAATCAAAACGCGAAAATAATATCTATGACATGAAACTTAACGCTACAAACCATCTTAAAGCAATAAAAGACAAGGCAGAAAAAGAGGTTGAAGAGGTAATTAAGTTCGACTATGAATTTTCACTTGGAAGTTTCGCATATGAATATGACCTACACGCACCAGTAATATCTGACGGATTTAAATTTAAAGGGGCATTACACTTAAATCTTGCACTAAAGAATCCTGAAAAGATTCAGAGAATTGATTATGAACTAAGTCCCAGAGAGAACATAGCCCTTTTAACAGGCGCAAATAGTGGTGGTAAAACCACATTACTTGAAACCATAAGTCAAATTTCAATAATGACACAGATGGGACTTCCGGTATGTGCGGAGTCTGCGGAAGTAATCATTCTTGATGAGATATATCACTTCTCCAAAAAACGATCACTTGATGCAGGTGCTTTTGAAACATTTTTGAATATATTTATGCCAATTGTTACTACAAACAGCCAGAAATTAGTACTTCTTGATGAACTTGAAGGAATTACAGAATTAGAGGCAGCTGTCAAAATTATATCAAGCTTTATTGAAATGATTGAGAAAACAGATTCCTTCGGTATTATTGTAACACACATGGCAAAGGAACTAATGCTATATACCGATGTTAGAGTGGATGGTATTGAAGCTAAGGGATTAGATGAAAACTATGATTTGATTGTAGATAGAACCCCGAAAATGAATTATTTAGCTAGAAGTACACCGGAATTGATTCTTAAAAGAATCTATGAAAACTCCGAAGGTACTCTAAAAGAAGTTTATGGAGAGGTTCTTAAAAAATTTGATTAA
- the trpB gene encoding tryptophan synthase subunit beta has protein sequence MKYDGRFGKYGGVYAPELLMPAIEELEEGFYKFMEDEKFQKEYHKYLKEFAGRPTGLYYAENLSKKLGCKIYLKREDMLHTGAHKINNTIGQGLLAKYMGKTRLIAETGAGQHGIATAVIGAKLGMDVTVYMGSKDVERQKMNVFRMELSGAEVVPVDAGSRTLKDAINEAFRDWISNVENTHYLIGTTMGPHPYPTIVKYFQSVIGTEARKQILKLEGKLPDTVIACVGGGSNAMGIFSGFVDDESVDLIGVEGGGKGADTDENASTITNGTDGILHGSLSKVLQTDDGQIIEASCVSAGLDYPGVGPEHAYLDSIGRAQYVSINNQEALDGFRTLCEVEGIIPALESSHAVAYAIKYAKQPENKGKTIIVNLSGRGDKDMNIVAKELGVKVD, from the coding sequence ATGAAATATGATGGACGATTTGGTAAATATGGTGGAGTATATGCTCCCGAGTTATTAATGCCGGCTATTGAAGAGTTGGAAGAGGGATTTTATAAATTTATGGAAGATGAAAAATTCCAAAAAGAATATCATAAATATTTAAAGGAATTTGCAGGAAGACCTACCGGATTATATTATGCCGAGAATTTATCAAAAAAATTAGGATGTAAAATATATCTTAAAAGGGAGGATATGTTACATACCGGCGCTCATAAGATTAACAATACAATTGGCCAAGGTTTACTTGCTAAATACATGGGCAAGACAAGACTTATTGCAGAAACAGGTGCTGGTCAACATGGTATTGCAACTGCGGTAATTGGTGCAAAATTAGGTATGGATGTAACAGTTTATATGGGATCTAAAGATGTTGAAAGACAAAAAATGAATGTATTTAGAATGGAATTATCTGGTGCTGAGGTTGTTCCTGTAGATGCAGGTTCAAGAACATTAAAAGATGCTATTAATGAAGCATTTAGGGATTGGATTTCCAATGTGGAGAATACTCATTATTTAATTGGTACTACAATGGGTCCCCATCCATATCCTACTATTGTAAAATATTTCCAAAGTGTTATTGGAACTGAAGCCCGTAAACAAATATTGAAATTGGAAGGTAAACTTCCAGATACTGTTATTGCCTGTGTTGGTGGTGGAAGTAATGCAATGGGTATTTTCTCAGGATTTGTGGATGATGAATCCGTTGATTTAATTGGTGTAGAAGGTGGTGGAAAAGGTGCAGATACCGATGAAAACGCTTCCACCATTACCAATGGTACTGATGGTATTTTACATGGTTCATTGTCTAAAGTATTACAAACTGATGATGGTCAAATAATAGAAGCTAGTTGTGTGTCTGCAGGTCTTGATTATCCTGGAGTAGGTCCTGAACATGCATATTTGGATAGTATTGGACGTGCACAATATGTATCAATTAATAATCAAGAGGCATTAGATGGATTTAGGACATTATGTGAAGTTGAAGGTATTATTCCTGCTCTTGAAAGTTCACATGCTGTTGCTTATGCAATTAAATATGCAAAACAGCCTGAAAATAAAGGTAAAACCATCATTGTTAATCTTTCAGGAAGAGGGGATAAAGATATGAATATTGTTGCTAAAGAATTAGGAGTTAAAGTAGATTAG
- a CDS encoding ABC1 kinase family protein, which produces MKIRTRTNRKTLSRFNEIVTIFRHYGFDYLLGQSRFSKYNPFKKTGSEDPEQALDDSVPARLRLMFQDLGTTYIKLGQLLSTRPDIVGKDIANELSKLQDDNPSVSYDEIQNMIENELHDSIPNLFKSFSKKPIATASIGQVHKGTLPTGEEVAIKIQKEGLEDLIQTDLNIMKFIAKQVDKVSILKIYNLPGIIDEFERSIKKEINYNQELMNMKRIEYDFRNDKTIHIPKSYPEYSSKKILTMEFIKGEKLSNVFDSDDPKYNKKLIANRGVKSYFQQIFINGFFHADPHPGNIFIMDGNVVCFIDEGMMGLLDKEFKENLAELMIFFTEQNIEGLINQLLYMDILTEKTDLKSLKRDLNDLFSVYYGAELGKIKGAMEDLINLMRKYNVKLPNEFVLMARGIAMIEETGQKLDPEFDVVPVLQPIARRIISKKFSPTKVLDIFKSNIFGLEHMVKILPNRVNKILYKIEEGEIKINLELNELDRITNKLSLSLIISALLIGSSLVMLSNVGPKILDMPILGFIGFLISLIMGIFTILRYMGND; this is translated from the coding sequence ATGAAAATTAGGACTAGAACAAATAGAAAAACATTATCAAGATTTAATGAAATTGTTACTATCTTCAGACATTATGGTTTCGATTATCTTTTAGGCCAATCCAGATTTAGTAAATACAATCCATTTAAAAAAACAGGCTCAGAAGATCCGGAACAAGCTTTAGATGATAGTGTACCTGCTCGTTTAAGATTGATGTTTCAAGATTTAGGTACTACCTATATAAAATTAGGTCAACTATTAAGTACAAGACCAGATATTGTTGGAAAAGATATTGCCAATGAATTAAGTAAACTACAAGATGATAATCCCTCTGTCAGTTATGACGAAATTCAGAATATGATTGAAAATGAGTTACATGATTCTATTCCTAATTTGTTCAAAAGTTTCTCCAAAAAACCAATAGCGACTGCTTCAATTGGTCAGGTACATAAAGGAACTTTACCTACCGGTGAGGAGGTAGCAATAAAGATTCAAAAAGAGGGACTTGAAGATTTAATTCAAACCGATTTAAATATCATGAAATTTATTGCAAAGCAAGTAGATAAGGTATCCATACTTAAGATTTATAATCTACCTGGAATAATTGATGAGTTTGAAAGATCCATTAAAAAAGAAATCAATTACAACCAGGAACTAATGAACATGAAAAGAATAGAATATGATTTCAGAAATGATAAAACAATACATATTCCTAAATCATATCCCGAATATAGTTCTAAAAAAATATTGACAATGGAATTTATTAAAGGTGAAAAACTATCTAATGTCTTTGATAGTGATGATCCAAAATATAATAAAAAGTTGATTGCAAATAGAGGAGTAAAATCTTATTTCCAACAAATATTCATTAATGGATTTTTCCATGCAGACCCCCATCCTGGAAACATATTTATCATGGATGGAAATGTAGTGTGCTTTATTGATGAGGGAATGATGGGTTTACTTGATAAGGAATTTAAGGAAAACCTTGCTGAGCTAATGATTTTCTTCACAGAACAGAACATTGAAGGTTTAATTAATCAGTTGCTTTATATGGATATTCTTACTGAAAAAACAGATTTGAAATCACTGAAAAGGGACCTAAATGATCTATTCAGTGTATACTACGGAGCAGAACTTGGTAAGATTAAGGGTGCTATGGAGGATTTAATCAATTTAATGAGGAAGTATAATGTTAAACTTCCAAATGAATTTGTATTAATGGCACGTGGAATTGCAATGATTGAAGAAACAGGACAGAAGTTGGATCCAGAGTTTGATGTGGTTCCAGTACTTCAACCAATAGCAAGAAGAATTATAAGTAAAAAATTTAGTCCGACAAAGGTATTGGATATATTTAAATCAAATATCTTTGGACTAGAACATATGGTAAAGATTCTTCCTAATCGTGTTAATAAAATATTATATAAGATAGAAGAGGGAGAAATAAAAATAAATCTAGAACTTAATGAATTAGATAGAATCACAAATAAATTATCCCTATCACTGATTATTTCCGCATTACTTATAGGATCCTCTTTAGTAATGTTAAGTAATGTTGGTCCAAAAATTTTGGACATGCCGATTTTAGGATTTATTGGATTCCTGATAAGTCTTATAATGGGAATATTTACAATATTAAGATATATGGGAAATGACTAA